One Streptomyces sp. L2 genomic window carries:
- a CDS encoding NAD(P)-binding domain-containing protein — protein sequence MSARTDQLPVVVIGAGPIGLAAAARLVERGIEPLVLEAGASAGAAVREWAHVRLFSPWAEVIDPAAEKLLAPTGWTRPDGAAYPTGGDWAERYLQPLADTLGDKVRYGARVTGVARAGRDRVVDAGRDEQPFTVHVESSDGQEARIAARAVIDASGTWSTPSPMGADGLPAVGEKAAADHISYRVPDLTDPAVRARYAGRRTAVVGSGASAFTALAYLADLAEREPGTHAVWILRRGITGSTYGGGEADQLPARGALGLRAKAAVEAGHASAVTGFRTQAVDTDGDSLVLRAEDGRRLDPVDEVIVLTGFRPDLSFLSELRLGLDERLQAPTALAPLIDPNVHSCGTVYPHGVKELAHPEQGVHLAGMKSYGRAPTFLALTGYEQARSITAAIAGDHESAERVELTLPETGVCGGAGLYETPDATQSGAAGGCCGAPAVLQIGADTQAPASTGGC from the coding sequence GTGAGTGCCAGGACCGACCAGCTGCCTGTTGTCGTCATCGGTGCGGGCCCCATCGGGCTGGCCGCCGCCGCCCGTCTCGTCGAGCGCGGTATCGAACCGCTGGTCCTGGAGGCAGGTGCGTCGGCCGGTGCCGCCGTACGGGAGTGGGCGCATGTGCGGCTGTTCTCGCCGTGGGCGGAGGTCATCGACCCGGCCGCCGAGAAGCTGCTGGCTCCGACCGGCTGGACCCGGCCCGACGGTGCCGCGTACCCCACGGGTGGCGACTGGGCCGAGCGGTACCTCCAGCCGCTGGCCGACACCCTGGGCGACAAGGTCCGCTACGGCGCGAGGGTGACCGGTGTGGCCCGCGCGGGGCGTGACCGCGTCGTCGACGCCGGCCGGGACGAGCAGCCCTTCACGGTGCACGTGGAGTCGTCGGACGGCCAGGAGGCGCGCATCGCCGCCCGTGCCGTCATCGACGCCTCCGGCACCTGGTCCACGCCGAGCCCGATGGGCGCCGACGGCCTGCCCGCCGTAGGGGAGAAGGCGGCCGCCGACCACATCTCCTACCGTGTCCCCGACCTCACCGACCCCGCTGTGCGCGCCCGCTACGCCGGCCGGCGCACCGCCGTCGTCGGATCCGGGGCCTCCGCCTTCACCGCCCTCGCGTACCTCGCCGACCTGGCGGAGCGGGAGCCGGGCACGCACGCGGTGTGGATCCTGCGCCGCGGCATCACCGGCTCGACCTACGGCGGCGGCGAGGCCGACCAGCTTCCCGCCCGCGGGGCCCTCGGCCTGCGCGCGAAGGCTGCCGTCGAGGCCGGCCACGCGAGCGCGGTCACCGGCTTCCGCACCCAGGCCGTGGACACCGACGGCGACAGCCTGGTCCTCCGCGCGGAGGACGGCCGACGCCTCGACCCGGTCGACGAGGTCATCGTCCTGACCGGCTTCCGCCCGGACCTCTCCTTCCTCTCCGAGCTCCGCCTCGGCCTCGACGAACGCCTCCAGGCCCCGACCGCGCTCGCCCCGCTCATCGACCCCAACGTCCACTCCTGCGGCACGGTCTACCCGCACGGCGTCAAGGAACTCGCCCACCCCGAGCAGGGCGTCCACCTGGCCGGCATGAAGTCCTACGGCCGCGCCCCCACGTTCCTCGCCCTGACCGGCTACGAGCAGGCCCGCTCCATCACCGCGGCGATCGCGGGCGACCACGAGTCCGCCGAACGCGTGGAACTGACCCTCCCCGAAACCGGCGTGTGCGGCGGCGCCGGCCTCTACGAGACCCCCGACGCCACCCAGAGCGGCGCAGCGGGCGGCTGCTGCGGCGCACCGGCGGTCCTCCAGATCGGCGCGGACACGCAGGCCCCGGCGTCCACCGGCGGCTGCTGA
- a CDS encoding class III extradiol ring-cleavage dioxygenase, with protein sequence MPALYLSHGAPPLADDPVWPGQLAAWAAGLPRPRAILMVSAHWEEAPLALGATETVPLVYDFWGFPEHYYRVRYDAPGAPELADSVRKLLRAPGTPVQDIPDRGLDHGAYVPLVEMFPAADIPVLQISMPTLDPARLMDIGRRLAPLRDEGVLIVGSGFFTHNLAALRHTGGGVPSWSAEFDDWGRRALEHRDWDTLLDFMDKAPAGRYAHPRTEHFAPLFVTMGAAEAAGELADQRSVIDGFWMGLAKRSVQFG encoded by the coding sequence ATGCCCGCCCTGTACCTCAGCCACGGCGCCCCGCCGCTCGCCGACGACCCCGTCTGGCCCGGCCAGCTCGCCGCCTGGGCCGCCGGCCTGCCCCGCCCCCGGGCGATCCTCATGGTCTCCGCCCACTGGGAGGAGGCCCCGCTCGCCCTAGGCGCCACCGAAACCGTGCCCCTCGTGTACGACTTCTGGGGCTTCCCCGAGCACTACTACCGGGTCCGCTACGACGCCCCCGGCGCACCGGAGCTGGCCGACTCCGTCCGCAAGCTGCTGCGCGCCCCCGGCACCCCCGTCCAGGACATCCCCGACCGGGGCCTCGACCACGGCGCCTACGTCCCGCTCGTCGAGATGTTCCCGGCCGCCGACATCCCCGTCCTGCAGATCTCCATGCCCACGCTCGACCCCGCCCGCCTGATGGACATCGGCCGCAGGCTCGCCCCGCTGCGCGACGAGGGCGTGCTGATCGTCGGCTCCGGGTTCTTCACCCACAACCTGGCCGCCCTGCGCCACACCGGCGGCGGCGTCCCGAGCTGGTCCGCCGAGTTCGACGACTGGGGGCGGCGGGCGCTGGAGCACCGCGACTGGGACACCCTGCTGGACTTCATGGACAAGGCCCCGGCCGGCCGCTACGCCCACCCGCGCACCGAGCACTTCGCCCCGCTGTTCGTGACCATGGGCGCGGCCGAGGCCGCCGGCGAACTCGCCGACCAGAGGTCCGTGATCGACGGGTTCTGGATGGGGCTGGCGAAGCGGTCGGTGCAGTTCGGCTGA
- a CDS encoding TetR/AcrR family transcriptional regulator — protein sequence MQTATPVQRKVPRPRADALRNRERIVTAAQEMFVEHGAGVPLDEIARRAGVGNATLYRNFPDRDALVREVVCTVMDRTSEAAERALAEGDAFAALERFAHSAADERISALCPMVSSTFDQHHPDLEAARTRVEHLVEEVMTRAKSAGQLRPDVGVGDLLIGVAQISRPPAGTDCLVADRFVHRHLQLFLDGLRAPAHTVLPGTAITLEELRQC from the coding sequence GTGCAGACCGCCACCCCCGTACAGCGCAAGGTGCCCCGGCCCCGCGCCGACGCCCTGCGCAACCGGGAGCGGATCGTCACCGCCGCCCAGGAGATGTTCGTCGAGCACGGCGCGGGGGTGCCGCTCGATGAGATCGCCCGCAGGGCCGGCGTCGGCAACGCCACGCTGTACCGGAACTTCCCCGACCGCGACGCCCTGGTCCGCGAGGTGGTCTGCACCGTCATGGACCGTACGTCCGAGGCGGCCGAGCGGGCCCTCGCGGAGGGGGACGCCTTCGCGGCGCTGGAACGCTTCGCGCACTCCGCCGCCGACGAGCGGATCAGCGCGCTGTGCCCGATGGTGTCCAGCACCTTCGACCAGCACCACCCCGACCTGGAAGCGGCCCGAACCCGGGTCGAACACCTCGTCGAGGAGGTCATGACCCGCGCCAAGTCGGCCGGCCAGCTCCGCCCCGATGTGGGCGTCGGTGACCTGCTGATAGGCGTCGCGCAGATCAGCCGGCCCCCGGCCGGCACGGACTGCCTGGTCGCCGACCGCTTCGTCCACCGTCATCTGCAGCTGTTCCTGGACGGGCTGCGGGCCCCGGCCCACACCGTCCTTCCGGGTACGGCCATCACCTTGGAGGAACTGCGTCAGTGCTGA
- a CDS encoding pyridoxal phosphate-dependent aminotransferase → MRTPVNPLRPAARAAAVPPSATAALDAHAKALAAAGAPVINLTSGEPAFATVEPAARAAEQAIAEDFTRYTPAAGIPALRTAIAARLNRYGTECEAAEVVVTAGAKQALHYAFTALLEPGDEVLVPAPYWVSYPHLITLAGGKPVPVQPETGNGLKVTPEQLRAAVTSRTRVLLLNSPANPSGVVYSRIELAALAEVAADHDLAIISDEICDHWVFGDARFASVASLGPEIASRTVTIGGVSKTFAMTGWRIGWLAAPTELTTAVAALQSHTASAPSSISQRAALGALSADLGAELERRRAELDARRLTTIKALDDTPGLQVAGTPEGAFFLLADVTGLYGKTYGDRSITSAADFAELLLAEANVAVVPGTDFAAPNHVRISYTVPPELLREALDRLADFVSALN, encoded by the coding sequence GTGAGGACCCCCGTGAACCCGCTCCGCCCCGCCGCGCGCGCCGCCGCCGTCCCGCCCTCGGCGACCGCCGCGCTCGACGCCCACGCCAAGGCCCTCGCCGCCGCCGGAGCCCCGGTCATCAACCTCACCAGCGGCGAACCGGCGTTCGCCACCGTGGAACCCGCGGCCCGCGCGGCGGAGCAGGCCATAGCCGAGGACTTCACGCGCTACACCCCCGCCGCCGGCATCCCCGCCCTTCGTACCGCGATCGCCGCCCGTCTCAACCGCTACGGCACCGAGTGCGAAGCAGCGGAGGTCGTCGTCACCGCGGGCGCCAAGCAGGCCCTCCACTACGCGTTCACCGCCCTCCTCGAACCGGGCGACGAGGTTCTCGTCCCGGCCCCGTACTGGGTCAGCTACCCACACCTGATCACCCTGGCCGGCGGCAAGCCCGTACCGGTCCAGCCCGAAACCGGCAACGGCCTGAAGGTCACCCCGGAGCAACTGCGCGCCGCCGTCACCAGCCGCACGCGGGTCCTCCTCCTGAACAGCCCGGCCAACCCCTCGGGCGTCGTCTACAGCCGCATCGAACTGGCGGCCCTGGCCGAGGTCGCGGCCGACCACGACCTCGCCATCATCAGCGACGAGATCTGCGACCACTGGGTCTTCGGCGACGCACGGTTCGCCTCCGTCGCCTCCCTCGGACCCGAGATCGCGTCCCGCACCGTCACCATCGGCGGCGTCTCGAAGACCTTCGCGATGACCGGCTGGCGCATCGGATGGCTGGCCGCCCCCACCGAACTGACCACCGCCGTAGCCGCCCTGCAGAGTCACACCGCGTCAGCACCGTCCTCCATCTCCCAACGGGCAGCACTCGGCGCGCTGTCCGCTGACCTGGGAGCCGAGCTGGAGCGCCGCCGCGCCGAGCTGGACGCCCGGCGCCTCACCACCATCAAGGCCCTCGACGACACCCCCGGCCTGCAGGTCGCCGGCACCCCCGAGGGCGCCTTCTTCCTCCTCGCCGATGTCACCGGGCTGTACGGCAAGACCTACGGCGACCGTTCCATCACCTCCGCCGCCGACTTCGCCGAACTCCTCCTGGCCGAGGCCAACGTGGCAGTCGTCCCAGGCACCGATTTCGCCGCACCCAACCACGTCCGGATCTCCTACACAGTGCCGCCCGAGCTACTGAGAGAGGCGCTCGATCGCCTGGCCGACTTTGTCTCCGCCCTGAACTGA
- a CDS encoding metalloregulator ArsR/SmtB family transcription factor: protein MSNSKALPLIEPDYDAAVPCCPPLTERAFTAEEAETAARMFKALGDPVRLRLFSAVASHEGGEACVCDISDVGVSQPTVSHHLKKLREAGLLTSERRGTWVYYRVEPSVLAAMGRLLTLGPTAA from the coding sequence ATGTCGAACTCGAAGGCGCTGCCGCTGATCGAACCGGACTACGACGCCGCGGTGCCCTGTTGCCCGCCCCTCACCGAGCGGGCGTTCACGGCGGAGGAGGCCGAGACCGCCGCCCGGATGTTCAAGGCGCTCGGTGACCCCGTGCGGCTGCGGTTGTTCTCGGCGGTGGCCTCGCACGAGGGCGGCGAGGCGTGCGTGTGCGACATCTCCGACGTGGGCGTGTCCCAGCCGACCGTCTCCCACCACCTGAAGAAGCTCCGGGAGGCCGGCCTGCTCACCTCCGAGCGGCGCGGCACCTGGGTGTACTACCGCGTGGAGCCGTCCGTCCTGGCCGCGATGGGCCGGCTGCTGACGCTCGGCCCGACCGCGGCTTGA
- a CDS encoding MarR family transcriptional regulator translates to MNTATGPADRHRWLTDDEQRVWRAYLHATTLLEDHLDRQLQRDAGMPHIYYGLLVTLAEAPRRRLRMTELAMRSKITRSRLSHAVARLEKNGWVRREDCPGDKRGQFAVLTEEGLEVLRRTAPGHVTAVRQAMFERLTPEQQKALGEIMEIVAEGLQPNEAGADLPWLR, encoded by the coding sequence ATGAACACGGCAACGGGCCCCGCCGACCGGCACCGCTGGCTCACCGACGACGAACAGCGCGTCTGGCGCGCCTATCTGCACGCCACGACCCTGCTGGAGGACCACCTCGACCGGCAGCTCCAGCGGGACGCGGGCATGCCGCACATCTACTACGGCCTCCTCGTCACCCTCGCCGAGGCGCCGCGCCGCCGGCTGCGGATGACCGAGCTGGCGATGAGGTCGAAGATCACCCGCTCCCGGCTGTCGCACGCCGTCGCGCGCCTGGAGAAGAACGGCTGGGTGCGCCGCGAGGACTGCCCGGGCGACAAGCGGGGCCAGTTCGCCGTGCTCACCGAGGAGGGTCTGGAGGTGCTGCGGCGCACCGCGCCGGGCCATGTGACCGCCGTACGGCAGGCGATGTTCGAGCGGCTGACGCCGGAACAGCAGAAAGCCCTCGGCGAGATCATGGAGATCGTCGCCGAGGGCCTCCAGCCCAACGAAGCGGGTGCGGACCTGCCCTGGCTCCGCTAA
- a CDS encoding M6 family metalloprotease domain-containing protein, giving the protein MQPQPHRRLIRPRRVAALALVTALTFALSTAAGTGHLATPSTAGPVGQARTPALASCMINGGLGVQMTEGIPTPGGYAPSTGTVHALTLMIDFSDAPGRGSALNRFHEFFPQTRKWFATASYGRLDYRPETPIPTWLRMPRPFRSYGIERGAPFDPGYRQLVQDIVAAADPRVDFRSYDLLNVLVTPNAGPSALDTVLSVTFAGNSEAPVADGVPIANASFVYSRQDDGSGSYAKTGYRVLPHENGHVFGLPDLYTQAGGGSVGHWDIMSEDWGADNDMLAWHKWKLGWLDASQVACAARSGSTEYTLTPLSRPGGGKLVFVPLDGRTGYALELRTQSGNDEDVCRPGILIYKVDSTVDTGRGPVKVYDSHPNSGGCTRSPNVQAELSDAPFTPGESFRDVRHKVTVRVLGIDMDGNYRVRVTRG; this is encoded by the coding sequence ATGCAGCCGCAGCCGCACCGCCGTCTCATACGCCCACGCCGTGTGGCCGCCCTCGCCCTCGTGACCGCCCTGACCTTCGCGCTGAGCACCGCGGCCGGCACCGGCCACCTGGCGACGCCGTCCACCGCGGGACCCGTCGGCCAGGCCCGCACCCCCGCGCTCGCCTCCTGCATGATCAACGGCGGTCTCGGCGTGCAGATGACGGAGGGCATCCCCACGCCGGGCGGCTACGCCCCCTCCACCGGGACCGTCCACGCCCTCACCCTGATGATCGACTTCTCCGACGCGCCGGGCCGGGGCAGCGCCCTCAACCGCTTCCACGAGTTCTTCCCGCAGACCCGCAAGTGGTTCGCGACCGCGTCGTACGGCCGTCTCGACTACCGCCCCGAGACCCCCATCCCCACCTGGCTGCGCATGCCCAGACCCTTCCGGTCCTACGGCATAGAGCGCGGCGCCCCCTTCGACCCCGGGTACCGGCAGCTGGTCCAGGACATCGTGGCCGCCGCCGATCCCAGGGTGGACTTCCGCTCGTACGACCTGCTGAACGTGCTCGTCACGCCCAACGCGGGCCCCTCCGCACTCGACACGGTCCTGTCCGTGACCTTCGCGGGCAACAGCGAGGCCCCGGTCGCCGACGGCGTGCCCATCGCCAACGCGTCCTTCGTCTACTCCCGCCAGGACGACGGCTCCGGCTCCTACGCCAAGACCGGCTACCGCGTCCTGCCCCACGAGAACGGCCACGTCTTCGGCCTGCCCGACCTCTACACCCAGGCGGGCGGCGGCTCCGTCGGCCACTGGGACATCATGAGCGAGGACTGGGGCGCCGACAACGACATGCTCGCCTGGCACAAGTGGAAACTCGGCTGGCTGGACGCCTCCCAGGTCGCCTGCGCCGCCCGCTCCGGCTCCACCGAGTACACCCTGACCCCGCTCTCCCGGCCGGGCGGCGGCAAACTCGTCTTCGTCCCGCTGGACGGGCGCACCGGCTACGCCCTGGAACTGCGCACCCAGAGCGGCAACGACGAGGACGTGTGCCGGCCGGGCATCCTCATCTACAAGGTCGACTCCACGGTCGACACCGGCCGCGGCCCGGTCAAGGTCTACGACTCCCACCCCAACAGCGGCGGCTGCACCCGCAGCCCCAACGTCCAGGCCGAACTCTCCGACGCCCCCTTCACCCCGGGCGAGTCCTTCAGGGACGTACGGCACAAGGTGACCGTCCGGGTCCTGGGCATCGACATGGACGGCAACTACCGGGTCCGGGTGACGCGGGGTTAG
- a CDS encoding ArsR family transcriptional regulator, translating to MRLCAVPDFDAELSAAGVAQARRGRPDEPLAQLYSRSTRPDLAEGVGPQYLSHLFARRSPMPFTKALAEGDDRAHGVLAEITGHLRSVAVDARRTGISSAVSARVADLSHLYVGRGASAMLHRLGHRIRLRHGVLEVPTVFDADMELGDRALRIQAVALGRQVVLAEPALDHLTVRIPAGAPPQPHSDQLLALRALLGTGRAEALEAVVVSGGITGQQLASRLGVSNAAASRSAAVLRRTGLIRSLRMGQSVRHVATPLGYHLAQSGAATGR from the coding sequence GTGCGGCTCTGTGCCGTCCCCGACTTCGACGCCGAACTGTCGGCGGCGGGGGTGGCCCAAGCCCGGCGCGGGCGGCCCGATGAGCCGTTGGCGCAGCTGTACTCCCGAAGCACCCGCCCGGATCTCGCCGAAGGCGTCGGCCCGCAGTACCTGTCCCATTTGTTCGCCCGACGCTCTCCCATGCCCTTCACCAAGGCGCTCGCCGAAGGGGACGACCGGGCCCATGGCGTCCTGGCCGAGATCACCGGCCATCTGCGCAGCGTGGCTGTCGACGCGCGGCGTACGGGCATCAGTTCGGCGGTCTCGGCTCGGGTGGCTGACCTGTCGCACCTCTACGTCGGCAGGGGAGCCTCGGCGATGCTCCACCGACTCGGACACCGCATCAGGCTCCGACACGGCGTCCTGGAGGTGCCCACGGTCTTCGACGCCGACATGGAACTCGGCGACCGCGCCCTCCGGATCCAGGCGGTGGCGCTCGGCAGGCAGGTGGTGCTGGCCGAGCCGGCCCTCGACCACCTGACCGTCCGGATTCCGGCAGGAGCACCTCCGCAGCCCCATTCGGACCAACTGCTCGCTCTTCGTGCCCTGTTGGGTACCGGCCGGGCGGAGGCGCTTGAGGCCGTCGTCGTGTCCGGAGGCATCACAGGGCAGCAACTCGCCTCGCGGCTCGGCGTGTCGAACGCCGCGGCCAGTCGGTCCGCAGCGGTGCTACGCCGTACCGGTCTGATCCGGAGCCTGCGCATGGGCCAGTCCGTCAGGCACGTCGCGACCCCCCTGGGATATCACCTGGCACAGTCGGGGGCGGCGACGGGCCGGTGA
- a CDS encoding MFS transporter, whose translation MSETALKAPGVTANSGDANRWKALVFIALAQLMVVLDATIVNIALPSAQQDLGISDGNRQWVITAYALAFGGLLLFGGRIADLWGRKRAFVTGLTGFAAASALGGAATTGAMMFGARALQGVFGALLAPAALSLLAVMFTDAKERAKAFGIYGAIAGGGGAVGLILGGFLTEYLDWRWTFFVNVPFAIVAALGAYFVIREPKGGRNRSPLDIPGVILSTLGLVALVYGFTRAASDGWGDTLTVSMFVASVVLLLAFVLVESRVKAPLLPLRVVRDRNRGGVYLSLGLAIIGMFGLFLFLTYYLQIVKGYSPVKTGFAFLPMIVGMITGSTQIGARLMTRTPARLLMGPGFLVAGIGMLLLTQMEIGSSYAALLLPAMLLLGLGMGTAFMPAMSLATTGVEPRDAGVASAMVNTSQQVGGAIGTALLNTIAASAKTSYIKDHIAGAASKPQQQLVGLQGMVHGYTTAIWFAVGILGLAALIAFTFVNAGRPGSTTVATGDGQGVEDEVPVPVVAH comes from the coding sequence ATGTCCGAAACAGCCCTCAAGGCTCCCGGCGTCACCGCCAACAGCGGTGACGCGAACCGCTGGAAAGCGCTCGTCTTCATCGCGCTCGCCCAGCTGATGGTCGTCCTCGACGCCACCATCGTGAACATCGCCCTGCCCTCCGCCCAGCAGGACCTCGGCATATCCGACGGCAACCGGCAGTGGGTCATCACGGCCTACGCCCTCGCCTTCGGCGGCCTGCTCCTGTTCGGCGGCCGGATCGCCGACCTGTGGGGCCGCAAGCGCGCCTTCGTCACCGGTCTGACCGGCTTCGCCGCGGCCTCCGCGCTCGGCGGCGCCGCCACCACCGGCGCGATGATGTTCGGCGCCCGCGCCCTCCAGGGTGTCTTCGGCGCCCTGCTCGCCCCGGCCGCGCTGTCCCTGCTCGCCGTGATGTTCACGGACGCCAAGGAGCGCGCCAAGGCCTTCGGCATCTACGGCGCGATCGCCGGCGGCGGCGGCGCCGTCGGCCTGATCCTCGGCGGCTTCCTCACCGAGTACCTGGACTGGCGCTGGACCTTCTTCGTGAACGTGCCGTTCGCGATCGTCGCCGCGCTCGGCGCCTACTTCGTCATCCGCGAGCCCAAGGGCGGCCGCAACCGCTCCCCGCTCGACATCCCCGGCGTGATCCTGTCCACCCTCGGCCTGGTCGCCCTGGTCTACGGCTTCACCCGCGCCGCGTCCGACGGCTGGGGCGACACCCTGACCGTCTCGATGTTCGTCGCCTCGGTGGTGCTGCTGCTCGCGTTCGTGCTGGTCGAGTCCCGGGTCAAGGCCCCGCTGCTGCCGCTGCGCGTGGTCCGCGACCGCAACCGCGGCGGTGTCTACCTCTCGCTCGGCCTCGCCATCATCGGCATGTTCGGCCTGTTCCTCTTCCTGACCTACTACCTGCAGATCGTGAAGGGCTACTCGCCGGTCAAGACCGGGTTCGCGTTCCTGCCGATGATCGTCGGCATGATCACGGGCTCCACCCAGATCGGTGCCCGCCTGATGACCCGGACCCCGGCCCGGCTGCTCATGGGCCCCGGCTTCCTGGTCGCCGGCATCGGCATGCTGCTGCTGACGCAGATGGAGATCGGTTCGTCGTACGCCGCGCTGCTGCTGCCCGCGATGCTGCTGCTCGGCCTCGGCATGGGTACGGCGTTCATGCCGGCCATGTCCCTGGCCACCACCGGAGTCGAGCCCCGGGACGCCGGTGTCGCCTCCGCGATGGTCAACACCTCGCAGCAGGTGGGCGGCGCGATCGGCACCGCCCTGCTGAACACGATCGCCGCGTCCGCGAAGACGTCGTACATCAAGGACCACATCGCCGGCGCCGCCTCCAAGCCGCAGCAGCAGCTGGTCGGGCTGCAGGGCATGGTGCACGGCTACACCACGGCGATCTGGTTCGCCGTCGGCATCCTCGGCCTGGCCGCGCTGATCGCCTTCACCTTCGTCAACGCCGGCCGCCCCGGCTCCACCACGGTGGCCACGGGCGACGGCCAGGGCGTCGAGGACGAGGTGCCGGTGCCGGTGGTGGCCCACTGA
- a CDS encoding MFS transporter, whose amino-acid sequence MKDLRTGGAVIGAGDRSRPRAALPALCATQITGWGIVYYAFPVLNPRITAGTGWPATATTAAFSGALLVSALTGVLVGRVIDRRGPRAVMTAGSLIGVVAVLAVAHASTLPVFTAAWLLAGVSMAATFYQPAFAALTRWWGEQRVRALTTVTFAGGLASTAFAPLTAALAGHLGWRATYTVLALILALVTVPAHAFALRAPWPPAPALSAGPSTAPGRVVRSRSFLMLTAALTLNSFAMYAVVIALVPLLISRGTSPAAAAWALGLGGAGQTLGRTLYATLAGHTGVTTRTVTLIALGGATTMALALTPGPFPLLLGVAVAAGAVRGNLPLLQATAVSDRWGTTHYAHLSALLGAPATAASAVAPFAGAALALQLGGYPALFTTLAAISALAAVPAAGSGLAEGTGSATRPTDEGSATARRRPN is encoded by the coding sequence ATGAAGGATCTCCGGACCGGCGGGGCCGTGATCGGCGCGGGGGACCGATCACGGCCGCGCGCCGCCCTGCCAGCCCTCTGCGCCACCCAGATCACCGGCTGGGGAATCGTCTACTACGCCTTCCCCGTCCTGAACCCGCGGATCACCGCCGGCACGGGCTGGCCGGCGACCGCCACGACGGCCGCCTTCTCCGGCGCGCTCCTGGTCTCGGCGCTCACCGGCGTCCTCGTCGGCCGCGTCATCGACCGGCGAGGACCACGCGCCGTGATGACGGCGGGCTCCCTGATCGGCGTCGTGGCCGTACTGGCCGTCGCCCACGCCTCCACCCTGCCGGTCTTCACGGCGGCCTGGCTGCTGGCCGGGGTCTCCATGGCCGCCACCTTCTACCAGCCCGCCTTCGCCGCCCTCACCCGCTGGTGGGGCGAGCAGCGCGTACGAGCCCTGACCACCGTCACGTTCGCGGGCGGACTCGCCTCCACCGCCTTCGCCCCGCTGACCGCCGCACTCGCCGGCCACCTGGGCTGGCGCGCCACCTACACGGTCCTGGCACTGATCCTGGCGCTCGTGACCGTCCCGGCCCACGCCTTCGCCCTGCGAGCACCCTGGCCTCCCGCACCCGCACTGTCCGCCGGCCCGTCCACCGCACCCGGACGCGTGGTCCGCAGCCGGTCCTTCCTGATGCTCACGGCCGCACTCACGCTGAACAGCTTCGCCATGTACGCCGTCGTCATCGCCCTCGTGCCGCTCCTGATCAGCCGTGGCACGAGCCCCGCAGCCGCCGCGTGGGCCCTCGGCCTGGGAGGCGCGGGCCAGACACTGGGCCGCACCCTGTACGCCACCCTCGCCGGCCATACCGGCGTCACCACCCGCACCGTCACCCTGATCGCCCTGGGCGGAGCCACCACCATGGCCCTCGCCCTGACCCCCGGCCCCTTCCCCCTCCTCCTCGGCGTCGCCGTCGCCGCCGGAGCAGTACGCGGCAACCTCCCCCTGCTCCAGGCCACAGCCGTCAGCGACCGCTGGGGAACCACCCACTACGCCCACCTCTCCGCCCTCCTGGGGGCACCGGCCACCGCCGCCTCCGCGGTAGCCCCGTTCGCCGGAGCCGCCCTCGCACTGCAACTCGGCGGCTACCCAGCCCTCTTCACCACCCTCGCGGCGATCTCGGCCCTCGCGGCCGTACCGGCGGCGGGATCGGGACTCGCCGAGGGCACGGGGTCCGCCACCCGGCCAACCGACGAAGGCAGCGCCACCGCCAGGCGCCGACCGAACTGA